From Campylobacter upsaliensis, the proteins below share one genomic window:
- a CDS encoding alanine/glycine:cation symporter family protein, with protein MDILKPLLDFLSSATTHIIPYTDTMMVVILIVCGIYYSFLTGFVQFRMLGSVFSILTEKNDEHTKEHISPFQALMISTASRVGIGNIAGIATALTLGGAGAIFWMWAMAFFGGASAFAESTLAQVYKSKDSRGGYKGGPAYYIKKALGLKWLGAFFAIILIITYAYGFNGLQSQTMTSSFEIYYNMFNPNATQTFAQSSWPVIIGTVLALFGLWMFFSHHTKIGKVSSVIVPFMALAYIGLSLIAVFMNLEKIPSVLSLIFESAFDFKAIFGGFAGSALVIGIKRGLFSNEAGMGSAPNAAASALTNHPAKQGIIQAFAVLIDLIICTASGFLVLFSMAYFNVGADGKPLLTAMPLVQEAMREYYGSFGIHFVSIAIVLFAITSLIGNYYYAQANVKYLTDSKFVMNLFRITAVAMIFIGAQMDLKLAWSLADLTMAFMATTNIISLLLLGGIVSKVLNDYTIQKRAGLDPSFSASKLGIKNAECWD; from the coding sequence ATGGATATTTTAAAGCCTTTGCTTGATTTTTTATCAAGCGCAACAACGCATATTATCCCTTATACTGACACAATGATGGTTGTCATTTTGATAGTATGTGGGATTTATTATAGCTTTTTGACAGGCTTCGTGCAGTTTAGAATGCTGGGCTCAGTTTTTAGCATTTTAACGGAAAAAAATGACGAACACACTAAAGAACACATCTCACCCTTTCAAGCTCTAATGATTTCAACGGCTTCAAGAGTAGGCATAGGAAATATCGCAGGTATAGCGACTGCACTAACCTTAGGTGGGGCTGGGGCTATATTTTGGATGTGGGCTATGGCGTTTTTTGGAGGAGCTTCAGCTTTTGCGGAAAGCACTTTGGCACAGGTTTATAAATCAAAAGATTCAAGAGGAGGCTATAAGGGTGGTCCTGCTTATTACATAAAAAAAGCATTAGGACTTAAATGGCTTGGAGCGTTTTTTGCCATTATTTTAATCATCACTTATGCTTACGGCTTTAATGGTCTTCAAAGTCAAACGATGACTTCTTCTTTTGAAATTTATTATAATATGTTTAATCCAAACGCCACTCAAACTTTTGCACAAAGCTCTTGGCCCGTTATTATAGGGACAGTTTTAGCTTTATTTGGTCTTTGGATGTTTTTTTCTCATCACACTAAAATAGGCAAGGTAAGTTCAGTCATCGTGCCTTTTATGGCTTTAGCTTATATAGGACTTTCTTTAATTGCTGTGTTTATGAACTTGGAGAAAATTCCTTCCGTTTTGAGCCTTATTTTTGAAAGTGCCTTTGATTTTAAGGCGATTTTTGGTGGTTTTGCAGGTTCAGCTTTGGTTATAGGGATTAAAAGAGGACTTTTTTCAAATGAAGCAGGTATGGGTTCAGCTCCAAATGCTGCCGCCTCTGCGCTTACAAATCACCCTGCCAAACAAGGGATAATTCAAGCTTTTGCTGTATTAATTGACCTTATTATCTGCACGGCTTCAGGCTTTTTGGTTCTTTTTTCTATGGCATATTTTAATGTAGGAGCAGATGGAAAGCCTTTGCTTACTGCTATGCCTTTAGTGCAAGAAGCGATGAGGGAGTATTATGGTAGTTTTGGAATTCATTTTGTAAGTATTGCCATTGTGCTTTTTGCGATTACTTCTTTGATAGGAAATTATTATTACGCACAAGCCAATGTTAAATACCTCACAGATTCTAAATTTGTAATGAATTTATTTAGAATCACTGCTGTGGCGATGATTTTCATTGGCGCACAAATGGACTTAAAGCTCGCTTGGAGTTTGGCGGATTTAACGATGGCTTTTATGGCTACAACTAATATTATATCCTTACTACTTTTAGGTGGTATTGTTTCAAAAGTGCTTAATGATTATACGATACAAAAAAGAGCAGGACTTGATCCTAGCTTTAGTGCTTCAAAACTTGGCATTAAAAATGCTGAATGTTGGGATTGA
- a CDS encoding tRNA (cytidine(34)-2'-O)-methyltransferase → MFHIVLVHPRIPQNTGSIGRMCFNAGFKLHIIKPCVFDLSEKAVKRAGLDYWDKLEPIIWESLEEFLGSNLQCKERFFFATTKSKKPYFSMKFRAGDFLFFGSESFGLPNELMNLNEAHQITIPMKPYGRSLNLATSVGIIAYEALRQNFHIFK, encoded by the coding sequence ATGTTTCATATCGTCCTAGTTCATCCTAGAATTCCGCAAAATACTGGCAGTATAGGCAGAATGTGCTTTAATGCAGGCTTTAAGCTTCACATTATTAAACCTTGCGTTTTTGATTTGAGTGAGAAGGCAGTGAAAAGAGCGGGGCTTGATTATTGGGACAAGCTTGAACCTATAATTTGGGAGAGTTTGGAGGAATTTTTGGGATCAAATTTGCAATGTAAAGAGCGTTTTTTCTTTGCGACAACTAAAAGCAAAAAGCCTTATTTTAGTATGAAATTTAGGGCTGGGGATTTTTTATTTTTTGGAAGTGAGAGTTTTGGGCTGCCAAATGAGTTGATGAATCTTAATGAGGCACATCAAATAACCATACCGATGAAGCCTTATGGTAGAAGTTTAAATTTGGCTACAAGTGTTGGAATTATTGCTTATGAGGCTTTGAGGCAGAATTTTCACATTTTCAAATAG
- a CDS encoding 30S ribosomal protein S1, with protein sequence MNEANKKVQNNIEDLFEEEEDFGKLLDAYDKSKEEAIFEGKIVAIKNDEVYVDIGKKSEGLLALEEIQDDKGNLIFNVGDSIKVATMGSRGGRIVVSHKKALRKEKVVEFIKNYNEENENIFDVKIISKNKGGLVAVDNDGVEFFIPKSQYGFKDSNNPIGKNFKVKIIKVDKEEQSIVASRKRVLEDERKKRKEIISEILDKNELIEGLVKKITTYGMFVDVGGIDGLVHYSEISYKGPVNPSSLYKEGDKVPVKIIKYDKDKKHLSLSIKAALPDPWSEIKDSLEVGDTIKVVVSNIEPYGAFVDLGNDIEGFLHISEISWNKNIKNPKDYISKGEEIDVEVIEINSDERRLRVSLRNLLSKPFDEFSKTHKVGDMTQGIVTSITAFGAFVKIDNVEGLLHNEDASWDRNDKCKELFKIGDEIKVKIIKIDEDNQKISLSTKELKNSPIQEYAKIHKVGDVVKGIIRDIKDFGIFVELSENVDALIHKEDISSAMLETLKIDDEIEAAIAFIDEKKNRIRLSVKNLLRLKEREVLNEINGDDKMTLGDIIKEQLS encoded by the coding sequence ATGAACGAGGCGAACAAAAAAGTTCAAAATAATATAGAAGATCTTTTTGAGGAAGAAGAAGATTTTGGAAAGCTTTTGGATGCTTATGATAAATCCAAAGAAGAGGCGATTTTCGAAGGTAAAATAGTCGCCATTAAAAACGATGAAGTCTATGTAGATATAGGCAAAAAATCGGAAGGCTTGTTGGCTCTTGAAGAAATTCAAGATGACAAAGGAAATTTAATTTTTAATGTAGGCGATAGCATTAAGGTCGCTACTATGGGTTCTCGTGGTGGTAGAATTGTTGTTTCTCACAAAAAAGCTTTGAGAAAAGAGAAAGTTGTTGAATTCATTAAAAACTATAATGAAGAAAATGAAAACATTTTTGATGTCAAAATAATAAGCAAAAACAAAGGCGGACTTGTCGCTGTTGATAATGATGGCGTGGAATTTTTCATCCCTAAATCCCAATACGGCTTTAAAGACTCAAATAATCCTATTGGTAAAAATTTTAAAGTCAAAATAATCAAAGTTGATAAAGAAGAGCAAAGCATTGTGGCTTCTAGAAAAAGGGTTTTAGAAGATGAAAGAAAAAAACGCAAAGAAATCATTAGCGAAATTTTAGACAAAAATGAACTCATTGAAGGACTTGTGAAAAAAATCACCACTTATGGTATGTTTGTTGATGTAGGTGGTATAGACGGGCTTGTGCATTATAGTGAAATTTCATATAAGGGTCCTGTAAATCCTAGCTCTCTCTACAAAGAGGGCGATAAAGTGCCGGTTAAGATCATTAAATATGATAAGGACAAAAAACACCTCTCCTTATCGATAAAAGCAGCCTTGCCAGATCCTTGGAGCGAGATAAAAGATAGTTTGGAGGTTGGAGATACGATTAAGGTTGTCGTTTCAAATATCGAGCCTTATGGGGCTTTTGTCGATTTGGGTAATGACATTGAGGGCTTTTTGCATATTAGTGAAATTTCTTGGAATAAAAATATAAAAAATCCAAAAGATTATATTAGCAAAGGTGAAGAAATTGATGTTGAAGTCATAGAAATTAATTCAGATGAAAGAAGATTGAGGGTTTCTCTTAGAAATTTACTTTCAAAACCTTTTGATGAATTTAGTAAAACGCATAAAGTTGGTGATATGACTCAAGGAATTGTTACCTCCATTACCGCTTTTGGTGCTTTTGTAAAAATTGACAATGTTGAAGGGCTTTTACACAATGAGGATGCCTCTTGGGATAGAAACGATAAATGCAAAGAACTTTTTAAAATCGGCGATGAAATTAAAGTAAAAATTATCAAAATTGACGAAGATAATCAAAAAATTTCACTCAGCACGAAAGAATTAAAAAATAGCCCCATTCAAGAATATGCCAAAATTCACAAAGTCGGTGATGTAGTCAAAGGTATAATTCGAGACATAAAAGACTTTGGAATATTTGTGGAGCTTAGCGAAAATGTAGATGCGTTGATTCACAAAGAAGATATTAGTTCGGCTATGCTAGAAACTTTAAAAATTGACGATGAAATAGAAGCAGCTATTGCCTTTATTGATGAAAAGAAAAATAGAATTCGTCTAAGTGTCAAAAATTTATTAAGACTTAAAGAAAGAGAAGTTTTAAATGAAATCAATGGCGATGATAAAATGACTTTAGGCGATATCATCAAAGAACAGCTATCGTAA
- a CDS encoding SCO family protein: protein MKKIIFILVFCFILGFGYFFYPSQNYDFSLRSSFSHHTSLKDFRGEKLIIYFGYTFCPDICPGTLSLLALALDKMKNKPHLLFISLDIKRDKDPAKLEEWLKYFYPNSTALITKDEKSLKKLTKNYGVLYEEIDLKDSFMQYSIAHSNELYLFDEKGHFKGSINDLSQKELLKALNEFLEDKK from the coding sequence ATGAAAAAAATTATTTTTATTTTAGTTTTTTGCTTTATTTTGGGCTTTGGTTATTTTTTTTATCCTAGTCAAAATTATGATTTTTCCTTACGCTCAAGCTTCTCACATCACACAAGCTTGAAAGATTTTAGAGGTGAAAAATTGATTATATATTTTGGCTATACTTTTTGTCCGGACATTTGTCCGGGCACACTTTCTTTACTTGCTTTAGCTTTAGATAAAATGAAAAATAAACCTCATCTTCTTTTTATCAGTCTTGATATTAAAAGAGACAAAGATCCTGCCAAACTTGAAGAGTGGCTTAAATATTTTTACCCAAATTCCACCGCTCTCATCACTAAAGATGAAAAAAGTTTAAAAAAACTAACAAAAAACTATGGAGTTTTGTATGAAGAGATTGACCTTAAAGACTCTTTTATGCAATATTCCATAGCTCACAGTAACGAGCTTTACCTATTTGATGAAAAGGGACATTTTAAAGGTTCTATAAATGATCTAAGTCAAAAGGAACTTTTAAAAGCTTTAAATGAATTTTTAGAAGATAAAAAATGA
- a CDS encoding HU family DNA-binding protein, which translates to MTKADFISQVAQNAGLTKKDAGAATDAVISTITEVLAKGDSISFIGFGTFSTTERAAREARVPSTGKTIKVPATRVAKFKVGKNLKEAVAAKAGKKKK; encoded by the coding sequence ATGACTAAGGCAGATTTCATTTCACAGGTTGCTCAAAATGCTGGGCTTACAAAAAAAGATGCAGGTGCTGCGACAGATGCGGTAATCTCTACCATCACTGAAGTTTTAGCTAAGGGCGATAGCATTAGTTTTATTGGTTTTGGAACATTTTCAACCACTGAAAGAGCTGCTAGAGAGGCTAGAGTACCAAGCACAGGTAAGACAATTAAAGTTCCTGCGACTAGAGTTGCTAAATTTAAGGTAGGTAAAAATCTTAAAGAAGCAGTTGCTGCTAAAGCTGGAAAAAAGAAAAAATAA
- a CDS encoding copper chaperone PCu(A)C — protein MLSKKIFILSLLGLSLSATEIEISNAYIKQTPPNSKNTAIFLTLTNKGAKEIALINAQSDLSDKIELHTHIHKDKKMSMIQIPKITIEPNSTTELKPGSYHIMLFDLKNPINADTKANLTLYFDNNTSLKVEQIPSKKL, from the coding sequence ATGCTAAGCAAAAAAATTTTTATTTTAAGTCTTCTTGGCTTAAGCTTAAGTGCCACAGAAATCGAAATTAGCAATGCTTACATTAAACAGACTCCACCAAATTCTAAAAATACAGCCATTTTTCTTACCCTTACCAACAAAGGCGCGAAAGAAATCGCTCTCATAAATGCACAAAGTGATTTAAGTGATAAAATAGAGCTTCACACACACATCCACAAAGATAAAAAAATGTCTATGATACAAATTCCTAAAATTACAATTGAACCTAATTCTACTACCGAATTAAAACCGGGCTCTTATCATATAATGCTTTTTGATTTAAAAAATCCCATAAATGCCGATACTAAAGCAAATTTAACGCTTTATTTTGATAATAATACTAGCTTAAAAGTCGAGCAAATTCCATCTAAAAAGCTCTAA
- the serA gene encoding phosphoglycerate dehydrogenase — MKKKIIVCDAILDKGVQLLREAEDIELIEAAKVPKDKLLAMLEDVEVAITRSSTDVDDAFLKHAKKLKALVRAGVGVDNVDIPNCSKQGVIVMNVPTANTIAAVELTMAHLITSARSFVNAHNFLKIERKWEREKWYGIELKGKTLGIIGFGNIGSRVAIRAKAFGMKILAYDPYIGASKITDLGMKQAKHLDEILTQSDFITIHTPKTKKTNGMIGSKEIAKMKDKVRLINCARGGLYTEDALCEGLKSGKIAWLGIDVFDKEPAINHPLLDFENVSVTSHLGANTLESQENIAIEACEQALNAARGVAYPNALNLPIKTEDLPPFVEPYIELISKMAFLAVQIDKSPVKSIKIEAEGNISDYANSMLTFATVGTLSGILGENINYVNAEFVAKEKGIELSCETLPNSGYNNKLSVKIATDNSSITVSGTVFNENEQRIVGLNGFKTDFKPKGKMLIFKNKDIPGVISKISSTLAAQNINIADFRLGRDGFGYALAVVLVDEVISKEVLDELNKLEVCVFVQYVEI; from the coding sequence ATGAAAAAAAAAATTATAGTATGCGATGCTATCTTAGATAAAGGTGTGCAACTTTTAAGAGAAGCAGAAGACATAGAGCTAATTGAAGCAGCTAAAGTTCCTAAAGATAAGCTTTTGGCTATGCTAGAAGATGTTGAAGTTGCTATTACAAGAAGCTCAACAGATGTTGATGATGCTTTTCTTAAACACGCCAAAAAGCTTAAAGCTCTCGTTCGAGCTGGTGTTGGGGTTGATAATGTCGATATTCCAAACTGCTCCAAACAAGGCGTTATAGTTATGAATGTCCCAACAGCCAACACCATAGCAGCCGTAGAGCTGACTATGGCACATCTTATCACCTCAGCAAGATCCTTTGTAAATGCACATAATTTCCTTAAAATCGAAAGAAAATGGGAGAGAGAAAAATGGTATGGCATAGAACTTAAGGGCAAAACTTTGGGCATTATAGGCTTTGGTAATATAGGCTCAAGAGTTGCTATTCGCGCTAAGGCTTTTGGTATGAAAATTTTAGCTTATGACCCTTACATTGGTGCTTCCAAAATCACAGATTTAGGTATGAAGCAAGCAAAACATTTAGATGAAATTCTTACCCAAAGTGATTTCATTACAATTCATACTCCAAAAACAAAAAAAACAAATGGTATGATAGGCAGCAAAGAAATCGCAAAAATGAAAGATAAGGTTAGATTAATCAATTGTGCAAGAGGGGGTTTATATACAGAAGATGCGTTATGCGAAGGGCTTAAAAGTGGTAAAATCGCTTGGCTTGGAATTGATGTATTTGACAAAGAGCCAGCCATAAATCACCCTCTTTTGGACTTTGAAAATGTCTCCGTTACCTCTCATCTTGGTGCAAATACCTTAGAAAGTCAAGAAAATATAGCCATAGAGGCGTGTGAACAAGCCTTAAATGCCGCTAGAGGTGTGGCTTATCCAAATGCTTTAAATTTGCCTATTAAAACGGAAGATTTGCCACCTTTTGTTGAGCCTTACATCGAGCTTATATCCAAAATGGCATTTTTAGCCGTGCAAATTGACAAAAGTCCCGTTAAATCCATAAAAATCGAAGCTGAGGGCAATATAAGTGATTATGCAAATTCTATGCTAACTTTTGCAACAGTTGGTACATTAAGTGGAATTTTGGGAGAGAATATTAATTATGTTAATGCTGAATTTGTTGCTAAAGAAAAAGGCATAGAGCTTTCTTGCGAAACCCTACCAAATAGCGGTTATAACAATAAGCTTAGCGTCAAAATAGCAACGGACAATTCAAGCATTACCGTTTCTGGCACGGTTTTTAACGAAAATGAGCAAAGAATAGTGGGCTTAAATGGCTTTAAAACAGATTTTAAGCCAAAGGGCAAAATGCTTATTTTTAAAAATAAAGATATTCCGGGAGTTATTTCAAAAATAAGCTCCACGCTCGCAGCACAAAACATTAATATAGCAGATTTTAGACTGGGACGCGATGGCTTTGGCTATGCTTTAGCTGTTGTTTTGGTCGATGAAGTGATTTCCAAAGAAGTTTTAGATGAGCTTAATAAACTCGAAGTTTGCGTCTTTGTTCAATATGTAGAAATTTAA
- a CDS encoding L,D-transpeptidase family protein: MAFLSSLSASDLVKIYLNNGLDAVGAAIERELGNKDFWLEELGDKNLSLGYYTQDVMIVKTNKNDKILKVFSYTNGKIKKEFEQKEVITGLMGDKEKEGDLKTPVGFYELGMKFSPGDQYYGPFAFATSYPNLLDKVQDKTGGGIWIHGYPLDGTRLDEFKTRGCIALFNDKLEDFAKVVAGKKVYVLTEEKDSVRAKKEEIASLMADLFAWKYAWTVSDVNTYLAFYDEKDFKRFDKSSFSQFASMKKIIFARKEHKIIKFSNIDISPYPNLKDEKMYRISFYEDYYTKNYQFKGNKILYVKLDKKGKMKILAEQ, translated from the coding sequence ATGGCTTTTTTATCAAGCTTGAGTGCTTCTGATTTGGTAAAGATATATTTAAATAATGGTTTGGATGCCGTAGGCGCTGCGATAGAAAGAGAGCTTGGAAATAAGGACTTTTGGCTTGAAGAATTGGGAGATAAAAATTTAAGTCTTGGCTACTATACTCAAGATGTTATGATAGTTAAAACAAACAAAAATGATAAAATCTTAAAAGTTTTTTCCTACACAAATGGTAAGATTAAAAAGGAATTTGAGCAAAAGGAAGTAATTACTGGACTTATGGGCGATAAGGAAAAAGAAGGCGATTTAAAGACTCCTGTGGGCTTTTACGAGCTTGGGATGAAATTTAGCCCCGGAGATCAATATTATGGACCTTTTGCCTTTGCTACAAGTTATCCTAATCTACTTGACAAAGTGCAAGATAAAACGGGAGGAGGCATTTGGATACACGGCTATCCTCTTGATGGGACGAGATTAGATGAGTTTAAAACAAGAGGTTGCATTGCTTTATTTAATGATAAATTAGAAGACTTTGCTAAGGTTGTGGCAGGTAAAAAAGTCTATGTTTTGACAGAGGAAAAAGATAGTGTTAGAGCTAAAAAAGAAGAAATTGCCTCATTAATGGCTGATTTATTTGCTTGGAAATATGCTTGGACAGTGAGTGATGTCAATACATACTTAGCTTTTTATGATGAAAAAGATTTTAAGCGTTTTGATAAAAGTAGTTTTTCACAATTTGCTTCAATGAAAAAGATTATTTTTGCAAGAAAAGAGCATAAGATCATTAAATTTTCTAATATTGATATTAGTCCTTATCCAAATTTGAAAGATGAAAAAATGTATAGAATTTCTTTTTACGAGGATTATTATACAAAAAATTATCAATTTAAGGGCAATAAAATTCTTTATGTTAAGCTTGATAAAAAAGGTAAAATGAAAATTTTAGCAGAACAATAA
- the abc-f gene encoding ribosomal protection-like ABC-F family protein has product MALIDIIEASKKFGEKTILDNVSFSVNENEKIAIIGKNGEGKSTLLKTLLGVLNLDSGRIIRQNHKSIALLSQNVNFDSNLSVKEAIEKALDEIYEALKKYEKLQSVLEKSQNSTLLREIDDIINFIESKDAWNIDHKISRFLKEFKLDSYQNRSLSTLSGGEIRRVGLCILLLQNPDILLLDEPTNHLDVYMCSFLENLLKNSKMCVIFISHDRYFIDEVAEKCLEIENGKIRIFRGGYTHYLEKKAELLASLSKSHETLLKQLKSEEEWLRRGVKARLKRNEGRKERLFKMRELAKKNPSEIRKIRLEIERANLNFNQTQSTNRKKMLFELKNLNLSFGAKKLFSNFSARILQGERIGIVGRNGSGKSSFLKLLLGEIKADAGELKRGDLQIGYFDQARNLIDENKSLMEIFCPNGGDRVEVRGKNIHIFGYLKSFLFPKEYLDKSVALLSGGEKNRLALALLFTKEYDVLILDEPTNDLDIATINILEEYLQNYEGAILLVSHDRYFVDKISTKIYAFENESINVLHIPYTQYLENEKELKEFDEFLKLNEKNYAAKEKTNKKLSYKENEILQKHPEKIEQLEYEIKELQNALSNPQIYEKLGIDNLYKQLEEVQKTLEILENEYFLVLEKSEREA; this is encoded by the coding sequence ATGGCACTCATTGACATTATTGAAGCGAGTAAAAAATTTGGCGAAAAGACTATTTTAGACAATGTTAGCTTTAGCGTTAATGAAAATGAGAAAATTGCTATTATAGGTAAAAATGGCGAGGGAAAATCAACCCTACTCAAAACACTTTTAGGCGTTCTCAATTTAGATAGCGGTAGAATTATAAGGCAAAATCATAAAAGCATTGCCCTACTTTCACAAAATGTGAATTTTGATAGCAATTTAAGCGTAAAAGAAGCGATAGAAAAAGCACTTGACGAAATTTATGAAGCCTTAAAAAAATATGAAAAACTGCAAAGCGTTTTAGAAAAAAGTCAAAATTCTACCTTGCTGAGAGAAATAGATGATATTATTAATTTTATAGAAAGTAAAGACGCGTGGAATATAGATCATAAAATATCGCGTTTTCTTAAAGAATTTAAATTAGACAGCTATCAAAATAGAAGCCTCTCAACACTAAGTGGCGGAGAAATACGACGCGTTGGACTTTGCATACTCTTACTGCAAAATCCAGACATCCTACTTCTTGATGAGCCTACAAATCATTTAGATGTTTATATGTGTTCTTTTTTAGAAAATTTATTAAAAAATTCCAAAATGTGCGTCATTTTCATCTCGCACGATCGATACTTTATCGACGAAGTGGCTGAAAAATGCTTAGAGATAGAAAATGGAAAAATACGCATTTTTAGAGGTGGCTATACGCATTATTTAGAGAAAAAAGCCGAACTTTTAGCTTCACTTTCTAAAAGCCACGAAACTCTACTCAAACAGCTTAAAAGCGAAGAAGAGTGGCTAAGAAGAGGGGTAAAGGCGCGTTTAAAACGCAATGAGGGTCGCAAAGAAAGACTTTTTAAAATGCGAGAACTTGCTAAGAAAAATCCAAGTGAAATAAGAAAAATAAGACTTGAAATAGAAAGAGCAAATCTAAATTTCAATCAAACTCAAAGCACAAATCGTAAAAAAATGCTTTTTGAGCTTAAAAATCTTAATTTGAGTTTTGGTGCAAAAAAGCTTTTTTCAAATTTTAGTGCAAGAATTTTACAGGGCGAAAGAATAGGAATAGTAGGACGCAATGGTAGTGGAAAATCAAGTTTTTTAAAACTTCTTTTAGGTGAGATTAAGGCTGATGCGGGAGAGCTTAAAAGGGGAGATTTACAAATAGGCTATTTTGATCAAGCTAGAAATTTAATCGATGAAAATAAAAGCTTGATGGAAATTTTTTGCCCAAATGGAGGCGATAGGGTGGAGGTAAGAGGAAAAAATATACATATCTTTGGCTACCTTAAAAGCTTTTTATTTCCTAAAGAATACTTAGATAAAAGTGTCGCTTTGCTAAGTGGAGGTGAAAAAAATCGCCTCGCTTTAGCCTTACTTTTTACTAAAGAATATGATGTTTTAATACTTGATGAACCTACAAATGACCTTGATATAGCAACAATTAATATTTTGGAAGAATATTTGCAAAATTATGAAGGGGCTATTTTGCTAGTCAGTCACGATCGCTATTTTGTTGATAAAATTTCTACAAAAATTTACGCCTTTGAAAATGAAAGCATTAATGTGCTTCATATACCTTATACGCAGTATTTAGAAAACGAGAAGGAATTAAAAGAATTTGACGAATTTTTAAAACTTAATGAGAAAAATTATGCCGCAAAAGAAAAAACAAACAAAAAACTAAGCTATAAAGAAAATGAAATTCTACAAAAACACCCCGAAAAAATAGAACAATTAGAATATGAAATTAAAGAATTACAAAACGCTCTTTCTAATCCGCAAATTTATGAAAAGCTTGGAATTGATAATCTTTACAAACAGCTTGAAGAGGTTCAAAAAACACTAGAAATTTTAGAAAATGAATACTTTCTTGTTTTGGAAAAAAGCGAAAGGGAAGCTTAA
- a CDS encoding alanine racemase, protein MSLITLDSNAYKHNLSYIATRAGGYDKLICVFKDNAYGHGICLLAPVAKACGVNFVAVKDENEAYLLEKYFDNILILSHRPTGNENLNFIYALNEPSSFAKFKKNTRIHLKIDTNMHRNGIDVNGLEKFLKELCHLNLEGAFTHFMSADELDASYFTQKYNFQKAKKIIKNFTQETLIFHSFNSSALFRGKMPQDEMCRVGLVQFGYGDKGLKKVLRLYAHKLSSRVLEKGQSVGYGGAYVANEPLQIATYDLGYADGLFRYDGKGQLKLANGKEMLGKMSMDSFSCEDSGEEICVLDDANLWADFFHTINYEILVKLNANIKRVLV, encoded by the coding sequence ATGTCTTTAATCACATTAGATTCAAATGCTTACAAACATAATCTCTCCTACATAGCTACTAGAGCTGGTGGCTATGATAAACTTATTTGTGTTTTTAAGGATAATGCCTATGGGCATGGAATTTGTCTCTTAGCCCCTGTGGCTAAAGCTTGTGGGGTGAATTTTGTAGCTGTAAAAGATGAAAATGAAGCATATTTACTAGAAAAATATTTTGATAATATACTAATTCTTTCACACAGACCCACAGGAAATGAAAATCTTAATTTTATTTATGCTTTAAATGAGCCTTCTAGTTTTGCAAAATTTAAAAAAAATACACGCATTCACCTTAAAATAGACACAAATATGCATAGAAATGGTATAGATGTAAATGGCTTGGAAAAATTTTTAAAAGAGCTTTGCCATTTGAATTTAGAGGGCGCTTTTACGCACTTTATGTCGGCTGACGAGCTTGATGCTAGCTATTTTACACAAAAATACAATTTTCAAAAAGCTAAAAAAATCATTAAAAATTTTACGCAAGAAACTTTAATTTTTCACTCTTTCAATTCCTCCGCACTTTTTAGAGGAAAAATGCCACAAGATGAAATGTGTAGAGTGGGACTTGTGCAATTTGGTTACGGAGATAAGGGACTTAAAAAAGTTTTAAGACTTTACGCACACAAATTAAGCTCAAGAGTGCTTGAAAAAGGGCAAAGTGTGGGTTATGGTGGAGCTTATGTGGCAAACGAGCCACTTCAAATAGCTACTTATGATTTGGGCTATGCGGATGGGCTTTTTCGTTACGATGGCAAAGGGCAATTAAAGCTTGCTAATGGCAAGGAAATGTTGGGCAAAATGTCTATGGATAGCTTTTCTTGTGAAGATAGTGGAGAGGAAATTTGTGTGCTTGATGATGCGAATTTATGGGCTGATTTTTTTCATACTATAAACTATGAAATTTTAGTGAAGCTTAACGCTAATATTAAAAGAGTGCTTGTTTAA